A segment of the Micromonospora sediminicola genome:
CGGGCGCGCAAGGGCGACGTGCCGGCCCAGGCCGCCGCCCCGGCGCCGGTCGCGCCGGCGCCGGCCCCCGTCGCGCCCGCTCCGGCGGTGAACGGCAACGGCCGGGTCTCCGGTCCGGTGCTGGCCAAGCCGCCGGTCCGCAAGCTCGCCAAGGACCTCGGGGTCGACCTGGCCACGCTGACCGGCTCCGGTCCGCTGGGCTCGATCACCCGGGAGGACGTACAGCGGGCGGCGAGCGGCACCCCGGCGGCGGCCGAGCCGCTGACGGTCACCGCGCCGGCGACGTCGGTCGCGAGCTTCGGCGCGGACCGCGAGCAGCGCATCCCGGTCAAGGGGGTACGCAAGCTGACCGCGGAGAACATGGCCCGCTCGGCGTTCACCGCCCCGCACGTGACGGAGTTCCTCACCGTCGACGTGACCCGGGCGATGAAGGCGCTGGACCGGCTCCGCGATCGGCGGGAGTGGCGCGAGGTGCGGGTCTCCCCGCTGCTGCTGGTCGCCAAGGCGGTGCTGCTGGCGGTCAAGCGCCACCCGATGGTCAACTCGACCTGGGCCGGCGACGAGATCGTGGTGAAGGAGTACGTGAACCTGGGCATCGCGGCGGCCACCGAGCGGGGCCTGATCGTGCCGAACATCAAGGACGCCGGCCGGCTCTCGCTGCGCGAGCTGGCGGACGCGATGACCGGCCTGGTGCAGACCGCGAAGTCGGGGAAGACCTCCCCGGCGGACATGTCCGGGGGCACGCTCACCATCACCAACGTCGGCGTCTTCGGCGTCGACACCGGTACGCCGATCCTGCCTCCGGGCGAGTCGGCGATCCTCGCCTTCGGCGCGGTCCGGGAGCAGCCCTGGGTGCACAAGGGCAAGGTGAAGGCGCGCCTGGTCACCACGCTCGGGCTCTCCTTCGACCACCGGATCATCGACGGTGAGCTGGGCTCGAAGTTCCTCCGCGACATCGGGGACTTCCTGGCCGACCCGGAGGCGGCGCTGCTCGCCTGGACCTGACCTACCACCGCTCCGGTCGACGGCCGGTGTGCCACGGGTGAACGCCCGGCACACCGGCCGTTGCCGTTGGGGGTGAAATCGTCGGTTCAGGAGGGCATCCGACCTACGATCCTTAGGTGCGTGGTTCAGCTCACCTAATAATCGATGGCGTTCGGCGGCGTCATGCGCTTCAATAGAGACATCAAGGGGCTGACAACCGAATAGCCAGGAGGAGACCCAAGATGAGCATGATCGAGCGAATCCGCACCCGCCGCGACGCCAACCGCCGGGCCCGTGCCATCGAGCACGCCCTGCGTTCCGCCAACTCGCCCGCGGTCCGGAACGAGCTTCTCGCCATCGCCCAGCGTCACATGAGCTGACGCCACCGACCTTTCTCACCTCCTCCAGTTCGAAGACCCGCCCGGCACGCCGGGCGGGTCTTCGGCGTATCCGGGGTCGGTCGGCACCGGGATTCCACCCCGCCGCACCGCCCGGTACGGTTGGCACGGTCGCCAACCGACTGCCTCCGGACCGACGAGGGAAGCGAAACCCATCGACGTCGCCCGGTGACTCTCGGTGGCGACTGAGGCTCCCCCGAGCGCCTTCGGGCGACCACCGGATACGGTGCGGGGAGCCCGCACGGCCGGTACCCGCCGGCGACGCCGGTGGCCATGCCGACGGTTCCCGACCGGCATCGGCGGCCGACCTGTGATGGAGGAGGCGCACCCATGACGTCCGAGGCTCCGCACCGCCCCGGCCAGGAGCCGGGCGAGGTGTCGCCGGGCACCGGCGGACCGGTGCCGTACGGCGATCAGCCGGCGCAGCAGGACAACGGGTACAACGGGTCGTCCGACCTCGGCTGGGCCCCGCCCCCGCCGGCCGGTCGGCCCACCCAGCCGGCCCCCGCCTGGGCTGCGCCCGACGACCAGCCACCCGCCTGGGGCCCGCCCCCGGGCCAGCCGGTCAGCGGCCGGGCCAGCGCCCAGGTTCCGCCGCCCGCGGACCAGGGCGGCCGGGGCCAGCAGCCCGCCTGGGGCGCCCCCGAGCAGGGCGCGCCGGCCTGGGCCGCGTCCGGCCCGGGCAACCCGACGTGGGCCACGCCCGAGCAGCCCGGCCCGGAGCGGTCCACCGAACCGGCACCGCCCGCGTGGGCCGCCGCGCCACCGAGCGGTCCCGCCGAGCCGGCGCCCCCGGCCTGGGCCGCCGAGCAGAACAGTCCCACGTGGAATGCCGGCGGATCCTCCGGCGAGCAGCCGGCGTGGGCCCAGTCCGGCGACGCGGGTGCCCGCGGCACCGGCTACGTCCCGGCCCCGGCCACCGTGCCGAACGAGTCCTGGGCCACCCCGGCCGGCGCCGACGACCCGCACCGCTCCGGCGGGTTCACCCCGGGCGTCGGGCAGCAGGACGACGACCCGGGCCGCTCCGGCGGCTGGGCCGTCGGCGCCGCCGCCCAGCCGGACGACCCGAACCGCTCGGGCGGCTGGACGCCGCGCGACGAGCAGCCCGCCGGCGACGACCCGCACCGCTCCGGCGGTTGGACGCCCCGCGACAGCCAGCCGGCCTGGACCCCGCCGGGCCCGCAGACCGGCGCGACCTGGCCGCCCGCCGAGCCGCCCGCCCGTGCCGCCGCCAAGGTCTCCGTGCCCGGCGCCGCCCGACCCGACGCCTGGTCCAACCAGGAGCAGTCCGACCAGGACAACCGCGCGACCGGCGCCGAGGACGACCCGCACCGCTCCGGTGGATGGCCCGCTCCGCAGGCCGAGAGCCGGTCCGGTGGCTGGGACGAGTCCACCCGCGACGACGACCCGGACCGCTCCGGCGGCTGGGCCGCCGGAGGCCGGGCCGAGGCTCCGCAGCCGGGGGGCTGGGGCGGTCCGGAACAGCAGTCCCGCTCCGCCGGCGGGTGGAGCGGCGCCGCCGCCGTGCCGCAGCAGCGTGAGCCCGAGCGGCCGACCGACGAGCCGGCGCAGCCGGCCTGGGGAGCCGCTGGCGAGTCGTCGGCCCGGGCCAGCGTGTCCGTACCGGCGCCGGACGGCCGGCGCGGCCACCAGGACGAGCGCGGCGCCGAGCGCCCGGCGGTGCCGGACGCTGAGCCGTGGTCGCCGGACGAGGCCTGGGGACGGGCCGACGAGAGTGGTCAGGCGGCGTCGCCGGGCTGGCAGCCCGAGAGCGCGCCGGTCTACCAGCCGGCGCCCGCGCCGGGCATCTCCGCCGGCAACGCGGTGCCGCTGCCCGCCCAGGAGCAGCGGCGGGTGCCGGGCGCGGCTCTGGCAGCCTCGCCGCCCGCCGACCACCCGGCAGCGCCCTACGCACCGGCCGAGCGCGAACCCCAGGCGTACGAGCCGGAGCACGGTGACGCCGGCTGGGGCGCGGCCCGCCCCGGGCACGAGGAGCCGCAGTCACCCGCCGGTCCGGCCGTTCCGGGCCCGCGCACGTCGCCCGAGTCCGGCCCGGTCTCGGCCAGCGCGTCGGTGCCGATGACCAGCCGGGTCACCCCGCCGTCCGACCAGCCCCTGCACCCGACCGGCACGCCGGCGCCCCAGCCCCGGGTGTACGGCCGGCCGGCCCGGCCGGAGCCCGACGAGACTCCCGAGGCGGACGAGGCACCCGCCTTCGGCGGCCCGCAGTCCCGCCCGGACGACGCGCGCGGCTTCGCCGGGCCCGACGACCGTCCCGGGTTCCCGGGGCAGGACGACCGTCCCGGGTTCCCAGGACACGACGACCGTCCCGGGTTCGTCGGACACGACGACCGCTCCGGGTTCCCAGGACACGACGACCGTCCCGGGTTCCCGCGGCAGGACGACCGGTCGGGCCACCGCGGGTCGGACGGCCCGCGGCAGGATGGTCCGTCCGGGTTCGCCGGGCCGCAGTCCCGGTCGGACGACGACGGGCCGCACGGATACGCCGACGCCCCGGCGGCGCCGCCGTCCTCGCCGGCCGCCCCGCCGCCCTTCCCGATGGGCGTACCGTCCTTCGTCGACCCGCCCGGCAACGACCGTCCCGCCAACGGCGTCCACCCGCACGGCGAGCAGCCCGGCGGCCCGCGCGACCCGTTCGGCGGCCCTGGCGGCCAGCCCCCGTACGGCAACCAGGACCTGTACGGCGGTCCCGGAGGCCAGCAGGACCCGTTCGGCGGCCCCGGTGGGCGTCCCGACCCGTTCGGCGGGCCGCAGGACGGCTACGGCCCACCGGCCGGCGGACGCGCCTCGGTCGCGGTGCCCGGTCAGGGCGGCGATCCGGGCGGCTTCCCGCCCGCGTTCCCGCCGCCGCCGCAGCAGGCCCCGCCGGCCTGGTCCCCCGACGGCCCGTCCGGAGATCAGGACCAGGGCCGGTTCGACGCGTTCAAGCCGGAGGCCGAGCCGAAGACCGAGGCGCCCACGCCGAAGGTGCGCAACGGCCGGGTGCTGGCCGCCGTGCTGGTCGCGGCCGTGCTCATCCTCGCCGTGCCGCTCGGCCTGCTCACCCTGCTCGGCAAGGTGGGTGACGACAAGCCGGCGGGCTTCGACCCGGCGGTCGGCTCCTGCATCAAGCAGTCGGGGCAGAGCGCGGTGGCCGCGGACTGCGGCGAGCAGGGCGCGTTCACCGTGGTGTCGAAGGTGGACAACAAGGACAAGTGCGCGGACCTGTCCCAGCCCACGGTCGACCTCCAGGGCGGCGGCACCAACCGGGTGCTCTGCCTGAAGCCGGCCGGTCAGTAACCCACGTTCCCCGAGGCGCCCGTCCCCACCCGGGGGCGGGCGCCCCGCGTTGCCCGCCCGGGGCGCGGTGTGCGTCTGTTCACTCGGCCGTCCCGGGGGAGTCGGCCGGGGCGGTGCGGCACGATGGGGGCATGAGCGCACGAGTACGGGCACCCGAGCTGCGCGGTCGCGGCTGGCTGAACACCGGCGGCAGGGCCGTCACGCTGGCCGACCTGCGGGGCAAGATCGTTTTGCTGGACTTCTGGACCTTCTGCTGCATCAACTGCCTGCACGTGCTCGACGAGCTGCGCCCGCTCGAGAAGAAGTACGGCGACGTGCTGGTCGTGATCGGGGTGCACTCGCCGAAGTTCGAGCACGAGAAGGACCCGGACGCGCTGGCCGCGGCCGTCGAGCGGTACGGCGTGCACCACCCGGTGCTCGACGACCCCGAGATGGACATGTGGCAGCAGTACGCCGCCAAGGCGTGGCCGACGCTCTCGGTGGTCGACCCCGAGGGCTACGTGGTCGCCACGATGGCCGGCGAGGGGCACGCCGAGGGCCTGGCCCGGCTGGTCGACGACCTGATCGCCACCCACGAGGCGAAGGGCACGCTGCACCGGGGCGAGGGCCCGTACGTGCCGCCGGCCGAGCCGGAGACGGCGCTGCGCTTCCCCGGCAAGGCCGTGCCGCTCGACGGCGGCAACCTGCTGGTCTCGGACTCCGCCCGACACTCAGTGGTCGAGCTGGCCCCGGACGCGGAGACCGTGGTCCGCCGGATCGGCACCGGCGCCCGTGGCCGCACCGACGGCCCGGCGGAGGGCGCGACGTTCGCCGAGCCGCAGGGCCTGTGCCTGCTGCCGCCGCACGTGGCCGAGGTCGCCGGCTACGACCTGGTCGTCGCGGACACGGTCAACCACCTGCTGCGCGGCGTACGGCTGGAGACCGGCGAGGTGGTCACCGTGGCCGGCACCGGGCGGCAGTGGCGCTCGACGGTCGACGACCACGCGCACGACGCGCGCTCGGTCGACCTCTCCTCCCCCTGGGACGTGGCCTGGTACGACGACCGGGTGGTCGTGGCGATGGCCGGCATCCACCAGCTCTGGTGGTTCGACCCGATCAAGCGCACCGCCGGCATGTACGCCGGTACCACGGTCGAGGCGCTGCGGGACGGGCCGCTGCCGGACGTCTGGATGGCGCAGCCGTCCGGGCTCGCCGTCTCGGCCGACGGGGCCCGGCTCTGGATCGCCGACAGTGAGACCAGCGCGATCCGCTGGGTCGAGGCGGGTGAGATGCACACCGCCGTGGGGCAGGGCCTGTTCGACTTCGGGCACGTCGACGGTCCGGCCGACCAGGCGCTGCTCCAGCACCCGCTGGGGGTGTGCGCGCTGCCCGACGGTTCGGTGCTGATCGCGGACACGTACAACGGCGCGGTGCGCCGCTTCGACCCGGGGACCGGGCAGGTGGGCACCGTGGCCGACGGGCTGGCCGAGCCGAGCGACCTGGTGCTCACCACCGACGGCGAGGTGCTTGTGGTCGAGTCGGCCGCGCACCGGCTGACCCGGCTGGCGCCGGGCGCGTTGACCGCGGCGGGCGCGAACACGGTGCAGGGCCCGCGACACCGGCTGGAGCGCAAGCCCACCGACGTGACCGCCGGCGAGCTGACGCTCGACGTCATCTTCACGCCGGCACCGGGGCAGAAGCTCGACGAGACGTACGGGCCGTCGACCCGGCTGGTGGTGTCGGCGTCCCCGCCGAAACTGCTGGTGGAGGGCGCGGGGACGACCACCGACCTGTCCCGCCGACTGGTGATCGACGGGGACGTGGCGCAGGGCGTGTTGCAGGTGACCGCGCAGGCGGCGACGTGCGACGCCGACGTCGAGCACGCCGCCTGCCATCTGACCCGACAGGACTGGGGCGTACCGGTGCGGGTGGTGGCCGGTGGCGCCGCCCGTCTCCCGCTGGTGCTGCGCGGCTTGGACGAGTCCTGACCTGACGAGTGTTAGGAGGGGCCCCTTGTTATGCAGAATGCGTTAACAGGGGGCCCCTCCTTTCACGCGAACGGAGTGAGCGTGACCCCCGCGTCGATGAGCGCCGCGCGCACCAGCTCGCCGCACCGCACCGCCCCCGGCGTGTCCCCGTGCAGGCAGATCGACTCGACCGGGCAGGGGACCACGCTGCCGTCGACGGCGACCACGGTCCGCTCGACCGCCATCCGCACCGCCCGGACCGCGACCTGGTCGGGGTCGGTCACCAACGCGTTCGGGGCGCTGCGGGGCACCAGCGTCCCGTTGGGAAGATAGTTGCGGTCGGCGAAGCCCTCGGCCACCACCCGCAGGCCGGCACCGGCCGCGAGCTGGGCGAGCACCGTGCCGGGTTGGCAGAGCACCGGCAGCTCGTGGTCGTACCCGCTGATCGCCGCCACCAGCGCGGCGGCCTGCGCCTCGTCGCACGCCGCCGCGTGGTAGAGCGCGCCGTGCGGTTTCAGATAGCGCACCCGGGTGCGGTACAGCCGGCAGAACGCGTCCAGCGCGCCGAGCTGGTAGATCGTCTCGTCGCGCAGCTCGGCGAAGTCGTAGGCGATGTGCCGCCGGCCGAAGCCGGCGAGGTCCCGATAGCCGACCTGCGCGCCGACCGCGACACCACGTTCGGCGGCGGCGGCGCAGACCCGGTGCATGGTGGCCGCGTCGCCGGCGTGGAAGCCGCAGGCCACGTTCGCGGAGCTGATCAGGCCGAGCAGCGCCTCGTCGTCGCCGAGCCGCCAGCTGCCGAATCCCTCACCCAGGTCAGCGTTGAGGTCCATGGAACCTCACCGTAGTCCCTGGGCGGGCCTGGGCGAGCGCTGTCACGTCGTCCACCACCCCGATGACCGGGTAGCCGCCCGTGGTGGGGTGGTCGGCGAGGAAGACCAGCGGCTGGCCGTCCGGGGGCACCTGCACCGCGCCGAGCACCAGGCCCTCACTGGGCAGTTCGCCGGCCACCGCGCGGGGCAGGGCCGCGCCGGCCAGCCGCGCGCCGACCCGGTTGCTGTCCGGACCCACCGTGTACGCGTCGCGGCACAGCAGGTCGAACGCGGCCGGGGTGAACCAGTCCTGCCGGGGGCCGGGGCGCACGGCCAGCCGCACCTCGGCCGGCACCGGCCGGGTGACGGCGACGTCGACCGGGGCCGGCGGTCCGGCCGGCGTGCCCAGCGGCAGCCGGTCGCCGTCGCGCAGCGGCGGCGGTCCGAGCCCGGAGAGCGTGTCGGTGGCCCGACTGCCGAGCACCGGCTCGACCGCGATCCCGCCGGACACGGCCAGCCAGGTACGCACTCCGGCGCGAGCCGGGCCGACCCGCAGCACCGCCCCGGCCGGCAGCGACAGCGGCCGACCCACGTCAGCGGGCCGCCGCGTACCCGCCACCACGTCATCGGGCCGCCGCGCACCCGCCGTCACCTGGGCGCCTGCCTCGACGGTCCCGCGGCCGGTGCGGCGGTCGGCGGCCACCGGCCCGGGCACGGTGGCCGGGCCGGTCGGGGGCCACTCGACCAGAACGTCGGCGGGAGCGCCGGTGAGCGCGACGGTGACCGCCCGGGTGACGCGCAGCACGCAGCCGGTCAGGGTGATCTCCAGGCCGGCGGCGTGCTCGGGGTTGCCGACGAGCCGGTTGGCCAGGCGCAGCGCGTCCGGGTCGAGCGCGCCGGACCGGGGTACGCCGAGGTGGGCCCAGCCGGGTCGGCCCTGGTCCTGCACGGTGGTGAGCGGGCCGGCCCGCAGCACTTCGATCACCGGGTCTCGACCAGCCGGACCCGGGTGCCGGGGGCGAGCCGGGCCGGCGGGTCGGCGTGCACGTCGAACAGCGGCAGGTCGGTCCGCCCGACCAGCAGCCAGCCGCCGGGCGACGCGGTGGGATAGATCCCCGCGTACGGGCCGGCGAGCGCGACCGAGCCGGCCGGCACCCGGGTACGCGGGGTGGCGAGCCGGGGCACGGCCAGCTCCCGGGGCAGCCCGGTGAGGTAGGCGAACCCCGGCGCGAAGCCGCAGAACGCGACCCGGAACTCGGTACGCCGTAGCCGCGCCACCACGTCCGGCACGTCGACGCCCCAGTGGTCGGCGACGGCGGGCAGGTCAGCCCCGTCGTACACGGTGGGCACCCGGACCTCGACGGAGTCGGCCCCGCGGGAGGTGTTCCGTGGCCGCCACCCGGCGATCCGCGCGGCCGTGGCCGCCGGGTCGGGCACGCCGTCGAGCAGAACCGTGACGGCCGCCGGGACGATCTCCCGGGCGGTCAGCTCGCCGGCGTCCCGCCGGTGCCACAGCTCGGCCCGCCAGGCCTCGACCTGGTCGGCGTCGTCGCAGTCGAGCAGCAGGGCGTGCGCCCCGACGGGCCGGATCCGCATCTGGCCATCCTCGCGTCAGCCGAGGTGACGGTCCACACTACTTGCAAGTAACCTACGGTGTCGTAACCTGATGAGGTGACCACCTCCGCACCGCTCCGGCTCCGGCCGGTCGACATCGGAAAGCCGCGCATGCGCGGCTGGCTGCACGCGTACGCGTTCTTCGCCGCGCTCGTCTGCGGCATCGTGCTCTGTTCGATCGCGGCCACCCGCCCCGGCTGGGCGCCGCTGGTCAGTTGCCTGATCTACAGCCTCACCGTCTGTGGGCTCTTCGGCACCAGCGCGCTCTACCACCGGCGCGTCTGGTCCGAGCGCGGCTACCAGATCATGCGCCGGATGGACCATTCGATGATCTTCGTGTTCATCGCCGGCACGTACACGCCGTTCTGCGCCCTGCTGCTGGACACCCGGCACGCCACGATCATGCTGGCCCTGGTCTGGGGCGGCGCGCTGGCCGGCGTCGCGGTCAAGCTGATCTGGCCGCACGCGCCGCGCTGGGTCTCCGCCCCGCTCTACCTGGCGCTCGGCTGGGTGGCCGTGACCATGCTGCCGCAGATTCTGCACGGCGGCGGGGTGACCGCGCTGGTGCTGCTGAGCGTGGGCGGCGCGATCTACAGCGTGGGCGCGGTGTTCTACGCGCTGCGCCGGCCGAACCCCTGGCCCACCGTCTTCGGCCACCACGAGTTCTTCCACGCCTGCACGCTGGTCGCGGCGATCTGCCACCACATCGCGATCTACTTCGCGCTGTTCGCCTGAGCCGGTCCGGCAACCGCGCCCCGGACACGCACGAGGGCCCCGCGCCGTTGCGGGGCCCTCGGGTCTGTGGGGGTCAGGCCGGGTAGCCCGAGCCCGGGCGGCGCACCTCGCGGTACTCCTCGCGCACGACCCGGTCGCCCTGCACCGGCACGACCGGCTCGGCGACGACCTGCTCGCGCACCGGCGCGGCCACCACCCGGCGGCGGCTGTTCCAGAAGTAGAGCGTGGTCAGCAGCCCGGCCAGACCGGCGAGCATGAGCACCCAGCCCACCACGTTGAGGTTCAGCCATCCCAGGTTGGCGTCGATGGCGAACGCGAAGATCGCGCCGAGCGCGATGAGGAAGATGCTGGCACCGATGCCCATGACGTCGCCTCCTTGGCGTCCTGCTGGCGTTTCCTGCCCGCCGCGGCCATGGATGAGGTAGCGGCACACATCGACATACCCAGGCGCTCTGATCGCCAATCAGGCAAGCTGGGCGCATGACGGACGGCAGGAACGGGGAGCGGACGCTGGTGCTGCTGCGGCACGCCAAGGCGGAGCAGGAGCGGGACGCACCGGACGCGGAGCGGTCGCTCACCGCGCGCGGTCACGCCGACGCGGCGGCCGCCGGCGCCTGGCTGGCCCGGCACGAACTGCTCCCCGACGTGGTCCTCTGCTCCCCGGCCCGGCGCACCCGGCAGACCTGGCACGGCGTGGCCATGGGCATGACGGGTTCCCCGCCCGAAGGCGGGCCGGCGGGGTCCACGCCCGCGGTGCGCTACGAGCCGACGGCGTACGAGGCGCACCCGGACGAACTGCTGGACCTGGTGCGGGCGGTCGACCCGGCGGCCGGCACGGTGCTCCTGGTCGCGCACAATCCGGGCATCTCACTGCTCTCCGCGCTGCTCGACCCGGAACGGGCGGATCCGGACGGCCTGCGCACCACCGACCTGGTGGTGCACCGCCCCACCACCCGCTGGGCCGACCTGACCCGCGCGCCCCTCACCGCCCGCCACACCGCTCGCGGCTGAGAGCCGCGGCTCCGGTCCGTTCACCGCACCCAGCGACGCCGGCCCCGGTCGCCGCTGCCGCTACCTGCTCGTCACAGGGCGGCCTCGTCGACTCGGGTCGCGGGTCCGCAGCCCGCACCCACCGCGCGGCACCGAGGAGCAGACCGTCGTGCCCGCCGCCGGCCTCGCGCTCGGCTGGCCTCCGCGCGCGGCCGCGCTCGCCAGGCGCACGCCCGCACGCCGTACGCCCGTCAGCAGGTGAGCAGGTGAGCAGGTGAGCAGGTGAGCAGGTGAGCAGGTGAGCAGGTGAATTTAGAGCGATATACCGCTGAGTCATAATTATGACTCAGCGGTATATCGGCTATTCAGCGGCGCATCCTCCGTGGGGGTTACCGACAGTCACCGGGCTCCCGGCGCGAGGAAGCCAGCCGGACCAGCGCGAGCACGTCGCGGCCCAGCACCGACGGCGCATCCGGGCGCGGAGAGCCGGCGTGGACAGCGCGTCCCGGCAGGACAAGACGGCCCGACGCGGTCCGGCGCGAGGAAGCGCACCCCATCGCGAGACGGCGCAGCCCGACGCCAGACGGCGCAGCCCGTCAGGACGGCGGGGCCGTCGGCGGGGGCGGGTCGGGCGGCGGCGGCATCATCGCGGTCGGGTGGGAGAGGCGGTTCTCCTCCACGATGAGCGTGCGGGCGCGCTTGCGTCGGTCCTGCCAGAACCACAGCGTGGTCAGCAGGACGCCCAGCCCGGCGAGGATGAAGACCCAGCCGACCGCGCGCAGGTCGATCCACCAGACGTTGGCCCGGATGGCGAAGGTCATGATCGCGCCGAGCGCGATGAGAAAGATGGCGCTACCAATGCCCATGTGCGCTGCACTCCCCCGTGCGATGGCCCTTGGGCGTGCTCCGGTCGTGGTCCGCGACGGTTACCCGCCCTCCGGCCGCCTATCCACCCTGGCCCGGCAACGCCGACGGCCGGCGGGCTGTCGCCCGCCGGCCGTCGGTGAGGGGAAGAGTGACGCTTCAGGGGATGAGGACCCCGGAAGGGCTTAGAACGCCTCCTCCGGGAGGTCCATGATCTCCAGGTCGACGCCCTCGATGATCCGCCGGTCGGCGCCGATGCGGGGGAGCACCTCGCGGGCGAAGAACCGGGCGGCGGCCACCTTGCCGGTGTAGAACGCCTTGTCCGAGGCGGAGACCTCGCCGGCGAGCGCCTTCAGCGCGACGTCCGCCTGCTTCTGCAGCAGCCAGCCGACCACCAGGTCACCGATCGCCAGCAGGAACCGGCGGCTGCTCAGGCCGACCTTGTAGAGCGCGCGGGTGTCGCCACCCTGCGCCTCACCCAGCCAGCCGGTCATCACACCGAGGATGTTCTGGATCTCGGCGAGCGCCTTGCCCAGCGCCTGCCGCTCCTCCTTGAGCTGGCCGTTGCCGGCCTCGGAGGTGATGTGCTCCTGGATCTCGCCGGCGACCGCCATCAGGGCCTTGCCGTTGTCGCGGACGATCTTCCGGAAGATCAGGTCGAGGCTCTGGATGGCCGTGGTGCCCTCGTACAGGGTGTCGATCTTGGCGTCGCGGACGTACTGCTCCAGGGGGTAGTCCTGGAGGAAGCCGGAGCCGCCGAACGTCTGCAGCGACTCGTGGCCGAGCAGCTCGTACGCCCGCTCCGAGCCGACGCCCTTGACCAGCGGCAGCAGCAGGTCGTTGACCCGCTTGGCCAGCTTGGTGGCCTTCTCGTCACCGGCCGCCTCGGCGAGCGCGACCTTGTCCTGCCAGCTGGCGGTGTAGCAGACCAGCGCGCGCAGGCCCTCGGCGTACGACTTCTGCATCAGCAGCGAGCGACGCACGTCCGGGTGGTGGGTGATGGTGACCCGGGGAGCGGTCTTGTCGGCCTGCTGGATCAGGTCGGCGCCCTGCACCCGGTTCTTCGCGTACTCCAGGGCGTTCAGGTAGCCGGTGGAGAGCGTGGCGATCGCCTTGGTGCCGACCATCATCCGGGCGTACTCGATGATCATGAACATCTGCCGGATGCCGTCGTGCTTCTCGCCCAGCAGCCAGCCCTTGGCCGGTACGCCGTGCTCGCCGAAGGTCACCTCACAGGTGTTGGAGACCTTCAGGCCCATCTTGTGCTCGACGTTGGTGGCGAAGACGCCGTTGCGCTCGCCCAGCTCGCCGGTCTCGGCGTCGAAGTGGAACTTCGGCACCACGAACAGGGA
Coding sequences within it:
- a CDS encoding dihydrolipoamide acetyltransferase family protein: MSGMSRIKEFNLPDLGEGLTEGEILAWLVKVGDDIELNQPIVEVETAKAAVEIPAKWAGRVQAIFHPEGSTVEVGVPIIAIDTDPGAGPVEESTTGAPASALPTPSAASLAAVEVAPAEGMVEPGLIGGAAPGGRTAVLVGYGPRNAPAKRRARKGDVPAQAAAPAPVAPAPAPVAPAPAVNGNGRVSGPVLAKPPVRKLAKDLGVDLATLTGSGPLGSITREDVQRAASGTPAAAEPLTVTAPATSVASFGADREQRIPVKGVRKLTAENMARSAFTAPHVTEFLTVDVTRAMKALDRLRDRREWREVRVSPLLLVAKAVLLAVKRHPMVNSTWAGDEIVVKEYVNLGIAAATERGLIVPNIKDAGRLSLRELADAMTGLVQTAKSGKTSPADMSGGTLTITNVGVFGVDTGTPILPPGESAILAFGAVREQPWVHKGKVKARLVTTLGLSFDHRIIDGELGSKFLRDIGDFLADPEAALLAWT
- a CDS encoding LppU/SCO3897 family protein; amino-acid sequence: MTSEAPHRPGQEPGEVSPGTGGPVPYGDQPAQQDNGYNGSSDLGWAPPPPAGRPTQPAPAWAAPDDQPPAWGPPPGQPVSGRASAQVPPPADQGGRGQQPAWGAPEQGAPAWAASGPGNPTWATPEQPGPERSTEPAPPAWAAAPPSGPAEPAPPAWAAEQNSPTWNAGGSSGEQPAWAQSGDAGARGTGYVPAPATVPNESWATPAGADDPHRSGGFTPGVGQQDDDPGRSGGWAVGAAAQPDDPNRSGGWTPRDEQPAGDDPHRSGGWTPRDSQPAWTPPGPQTGATWPPAEPPARAAAKVSVPGAARPDAWSNQEQSDQDNRATGAEDDPHRSGGWPAPQAESRSGGWDESTRDDDPDRSGGWAAGGRAEAPQPGGWGGPEQQSRSAGGWSGAAAVPQQREPERPTDEPAQPAWGAAGESSARASVSVPAPDGRRGHQDERGAERPAVPDAEPWSPDEAWGRADESGQAASPGWQPESAPVYQPAPAPGISAGNAVPLPAQEQRRVPGAALAASPPADHPAAPYAPAEREPQAYEPEHGDAGWGAARPGHEEPQSPAGPAVPGPRTSPESGPVSASASVPMTSRVTPPSDQPLHPTGTPAPQPRVYGRPARPEPDETPEADEAPAFGGPQSRPDDARGFAGPDDRPGFPGQDDRPGFPGHDDRPGFVGHDDRSGFPGHDDRPGFPRQDDRSGHRGSDGPRQDGPSGFAGPQSRSDDDGPHGYADAPAAPPSSPAAPPPFPMGVPSFVDPPGNDRPANGVHPHGEQPGGPRDPFGGPGGQPPYGNQDLYGGPGGQQDPFGGPGGRPDPFGGPQDGYGPPAGGRASVAVPGQGGDPGGFPPAFPPPPQQAPPAWSPDGPSGDQDQGRFDAFKPEAEPKTEAPTPKVRNGRVLAAVLVAAVLILAVPLGLLTLLGKVGDDKPAGFDPAVGSCIKQSGQSAVAADCGEQGAFTVVSKVDNKDKCADLSQPTVDLQGGGTNRVLCLKPAGQ
- a CDS encoding NHL domain-containing thioredoxin family protein gives rise to the protein MSARVRAPELRGRGWLNTGGRAVTLADLRGKIVLLDFWTFCCINCLHVLDELRPLEKKYGDVLVVIGVHSPKFEHEKDPDALAAAVERYGVHHPVLDDPEMDMWQQYAAKAWPTLSVVDPEGYVVATMAGEGHAEGLARLVDDLIATHEAKGTLHRGEGPYVPPAEPETALRFPGKAVPLDGGNLLVSDSARHSVVELAPDAETVVRRIGTGARGRTDGPAEGATFAEPQGLCLLPPHVAEVAGYDLVVADTVNHLLRGVRLETGEVVTVAGTGRQWRSTVDDHAHDARSVDLSSPWDVAWYDDRVVVAMAGIHQLWWFDPIKRTAGMYAGTTVEALRDGPLPDVWMAQPSGLAVSADGARLWIADSETSAIRWVEAGEMHTAVGQGLFDFGHVDGPADQALLQHPLGVCALPDGSVLIADTYNGAVRRFDPGTGQVGTVADGLAEPSDLVLTTDGEVLVVESAAHRLTRLAPGALTAAGANTVQGPRHRLERKPTDVTAGELTLDVIFTPAPGQKLDETYGPSTRLVVSASPPKLLVEGAGTTTDLSRRLVIDGDVAQGVLQVTAQAATCDADVEHAACHLTRQDWGVPVRVVAGGAARLPLVLRGLDES
- a CDS encoding LamB/YcsF family protein — encoded protein: MDLNADLGEGFGSWRLGDDEALLGLISSANVACGFHAGDAATMHRVCAAAAERGVAVGAQVGYRDLAGFGRRHIAYDFAELRDETIYQLGALDAFCRLYRTRVRYLKPHGALYHAAACDEAQAAALVAAISGYDHELPVLCQPGTVLAQLAAGAGLRVVAEGFADRNYLPNGTLVPRSAPNALVTDPDQVAVRAVRMAVERTVVAVDGSVVPCPVESICLHGDTPGAVRCGELVRAALIDAGVTLTPFA
- a CDS encoding 5-oxoprolinase subunit B family protein, encoding MRIRPVGAHALLLDCDDADQVEAWRAELWHRRDAGELTAREIVPAAVTVLLDGVPDPAATAARIAGWRPRNTSRGADSVEVRVPTVYDGADLPAVADHWGVDVPDVVARLRRTEFRVAFCGFAPGFAYLTGLPRELAVPRLATPRTRVPAGSVALAGPYAGIYPTASPGGWLLVGRTDLPLFDVHADPPARLAPGTRVRLVETR